Proteins encoded together in one Juglans regia cultivar Chandler chromosome 9, Walnut 2.0, whole genome shotgun sequence window:
- the LOC109004745 gene encoding NAC domain-containing protein 21/22, with translation MSNISLVEAKLPPGFRFHPRDEELVCDYLMGKATSHSGSPLLIEVDLNKCEPWDIPETACVGGKEWYFYTQRDRKYATGLRTNRATASGYWKATGKDRPILRKDSLVGMRKTLVFYRGRAPKGKKTDWVMHEFRIEVPGLAPPDHISSLKEDWVLCKVFYKNREAAAKPSMGSCYDDTGTSSLPALMDSYITFDQTHTYVDGYQQVPCFSIFNQNQANQNFTHINNIELNVPTKSETTSKGISNFGTCLDPFSCDKKVLKAVLNRLSNMDSCNDLTIKESPSFGEGSSESYLSEVGMPNIWNHY, from the exons ATGAGCAACATAAGTTTGGTAGAGGCAAAGTTGCCTCCGGGATTTAGGTTTCATCCAAGAGATGAAGAACTTGTATGCGATTACTTGATGGGGAAGGCCACCTCGCACTCTGGCTCTCCTCTTCTTATTGAAGTTGACCTTAACAAGTGCGAACCCTGGGATATCCCTG AAACGGCTTGTGTGGGAGGCAAAGAATGGTACTTCTACACTCAGCGTGACCGAAAATATGCAACCGGACTTCGAACAAACCGTGCAACCGCCTCCGGCTACTGGAAGGCCACAGGGAAGGACAGGCCTATCCTACGCAAAGATTCCCTTGTTGGTATGAGAAAAACATTGGTTTTCTACCGAGGCAGGGCCCCCAAAGGCAAGAAAACTGATTGGGTTATGCATGAATTTCGGATTGAAGTACCCGGCCTTGCTCCTCCTGATCATATTTCTTCTCTCAAG GAGGATTGGGTTCTTTGTAAGGTGTTCTATAAAAATAGAGAAGCTGCTGCCAAACCTAGCATGGGAAGCTGCTATGATGACACAGGCACTTCATCTCTCCCCGCTTTAATGGACTCTTACATCACTTTTGACCAAACTCACACTTATGTTGATGGGTATCAGCAAGTGCCCTGCTTCTCCATTTTCAACCAAAACCAGGCCAACCAAAATTTCACACATATCAACAACATTGAACTAAACGTACCTACCAAGAGTGAAACTACGTCCAAGGGAATATCAAATTTTGGTACTTGTTTGGACCCTTTTTCCTGCGACAAGAAGGTACTAAAAGCTGTTCTGAATCGACTGAGCAATATGGATAGCTGCAATGATCTTACTATCAAAGAATCGCCAAGCTTTGGAGAAGGAAGTTCGGAGAGCTACTTATCTGAAGTGGGTATGCCCAACATTTGGAACCATTACTAA